Below is a genomic region from Parasteatoda tepidariorum isolate YZ-2023 unplaced genomic scaffold, CAS_Ptep_4.0 HiC_scaffold_2664, whole genome shotgun sequence.
GAACGTACAGGGACCTAATGGTACTCCAGCAGCAGCATGCAGTTCCTTAGCCTTGTTTAGAAGAGCTGGTCGATTTTTCCGCCTCAAAACATCAATCAGCTTTCGATTGTTATCCAAATGTGCTGTAGCATATACAATGGCCTTCGCACAACACAGTCCAAGATCATCTGGCTCAATGGCTAAAATGGAATACTTAGAATTCCTatccttcaaaatattaacaacTTTCCCTCTTCCGGCACAGTatctaaatgaaataataaataaaatttaaaaaaaaaatcctattaccGGATACGAATGTTGTGATAACATCTCCATCCAACTCGTCCGTGAAATCCCCCAAGAAGTTTCCAATAGGAGGATCATTTTCACCATTTTGGGAATAGATGATGGAGTCTGTATCATGGTAAAGCACGCTTTCTCCCAATTTATCCATTTCCTCATACAGCTTCATCCTTGCCCATGAGGTTGTAAATGCGGCCAAGAAAATATTCGTTGATTTATCTTGCGGCACAAAATGTTTATC
It encodes:
- the LOC139424851 gene encoding uncharacterized protein, whose protein sequence is MNCNKSQLTHVNTLPDFNKIFADPTKKIKDVYLFNEEVAAIHWESDKHFVPQDKSTNIFLAAFTTSWARMKLYEEMDKLGESVLYHDTDSIIYSQNGENDPPIGNFLGDFTDELDGDVITTFVSAIEPDDLGLCCAKAIVYATAHLDNNRKLIDVLRRKNRPALLNKAKELHAAAGVPLGPCTFNEVAIFERFLNIQISVTVLENNNKVIHFDLLYLIFIH